The genomic stretch GTACCTCAGATGCGAATTGCGCCGACTCAGGTTGCGAGGTGAACCGGGCACCTCGTTCAGCGGCTATGATAACACCGTGAGAGGTTACTACATTCAGAACTTCGGATGCCGCGCCGCCCAGGCGGATGGATCGGCCATTGAACGCCAGCTTACGAACAATGGTCTGCGGCGCGTTAGCGCGACATCCGAGGCAGATATCGTCGTTCTCAACACCTGTACGGTAACCTCCGCCGCTGATCAGGACGCCCGCGCGGCCATTCGGCGCTCACAAAGAGAGCGTCCGGAGGCAAAAATTCTCGTTACCGGATGCTATGCGCAGCGTGCTCCGGAGGAAATTGCGGCGTTAGACGGCGTTACTTGGGTCGTTGGGAACTCCCACAAACACCAAATTGGGAACATTATTGCAGGTTCCAGTGCCACCGGAAGCGGCGAATTCGTGCCGCTAACCGCACTCGACACCAGCTTCCAAGGCGCGAATTTCGCCCCAAAAATCTACGCTAGCGACATCTTTGCGCACACCCAGCTCCAGTCCGCGCCGGTTTTTGAGGCCATTGAGCGCACTCGGCCGAACCTTAAAATCCAGGATGGATGCGATAACCGCTGCTCTTTCTGCGTCATTCCGTACGTTCGCGGACACAGTAGATCGCTCGCTATCGACAAAATTCTGCGAGAAATCCACGACTTAGAGGCCGCTGGATACCGTGAAATCGTCATCTCCGGCATCAATTTGGGGCGTTGGGGACGCGATTTTGCGGCTCAAAAGCGCAATTTTGCGGCAGAAACGAGCGATTCTTGGGCACAAGAGCACCAGTTTGAGGCGCAAGATCGCTTCGTTGAGGCGCTTCGCGTCATCCTGGAGCGCACGTCCGTCGAGAAACTGCGGCTCAGCTCGATCGAGCCCATGGACTGGACCGACGACCTGATCGCCCTCATGGCTTCCTCGAAGCGGATTGCCAAGCACGCACACGTGCCCTTGCAGTCCGGAAGCGATCGCATTCTGCGCAAAATGCACCGAAAGTATCGTCCCTGGCATTACGCGGAAAAGGTGGAAAAGATCCGTTCCGCGATGCCCGACGCAGCCATCGGCGCCGACGTAATGGTCGGATTCCCCGGCGAAAGCGACGAGTTATTCGAGGAATCGCGCGCCTTTATCGCGAAAATGCCGTTCACGTACCTGCATGTTTTCACGTATTCGCCGCGTCCCGGAACTCCCGCGGCGACGATGCCCGACCAGGTTCCTCTCGAACTGGCGCGAGAACGAAATCGGGAATTACGGAATTTGGCTGCAGAGAAGAATGTTGGGTTCCGAAGTTCCTTTTTGGGACGAACAGTCGAGGCAATTACGCTCGCAAAAGGCGATTCTGAGATGACCGAAGCCCTGAGCGACAACTATTTGAAGGTTGAAATTAAGGGCCAGCACGAAGCGAATCGGTGGATGAGGGTGAGAGTTGGTGCTTTAACGGAGCATGGAATGTCTGGAGAATCGGGTGATCGGGTCATCGGGTGATCGGGCGAAGTAACACCCGAATCAGCACTAACGCTCCCGACTGTCATTCCGAAGCGCCTGAATTTGGCGCGAGGAATCTGCTGTTTCCCTGGGCAATGTCGAAAGCAGCAGATCCCCTCCCTTCGGTCGAGGGATGACAGTATTTACAGTTCTTGCCTGATTAAACGATCAGGTCTGTGACATGGTCTTACTTCACCCGATCACCCGTTGGTCCGATCACCCGATTCTTAGCCGTGCTATACTCGGCTGAACTGCGCGATCCCGCGCAATCCCCCGGAGGAATGTATCGATAAACGTTTTGGCCGCAGTACTATTCGCACCAATGAGCGTATTCGCGCCCGCGAAATCCGTGTAATAGATGAGAACGGTGCTCAGCTTGGTGTAATGCAACCCTTTGAAGCCCTCAAAATTGCCCGCGAGCGTGGTTTTGACCTGGTAGAGATCTCTGCCACGGCCAATCCGCCCGTCTGTCGCATCCAGGATTACGGCAAGTTCCTGTATGAGAAAGAGAAGCAGGAGCGCGCGGCAAAGAAGAACCAGAAGGTCATCACCATCAAGGAAGTGAAGTTCCGCATCAATGTGGACGAGCACGACTACGAGTTTAAAAAGAACCACGTACTCCGCTTCCTCGAACAGGGCGACAAAGTAAAGGCCACCATCTTCTTCCGCGGCCGCGAGATGACGCATACCAATTTGGGACGCCAGGTGCTCGAGCGCCTGCTGAACGAAGTTGGCGAGCGCGCGGTAGTCGAATTCCGTCCGCGGATGGAAGGCAACACGTTGCACGCGATTCTTGCTCCACCGAAGAAGGTGGAAGGGAAGAAGCAGCAGGCTCCGCCAAGGCCGCAGCAGGGGAATCCGCCGGCGGCGCAGCAAGCCTGAGAGGAATCGGGTGATCGGGCCATCGGGTGATCGGGTGAAGTGAAACCCGGGTGCTGTTCTCTTAGACCTCAGAGGGAACTCTTTAGAAGACTTTTCATCCTGAGCCTGTTTTGGCGAAGGATCTCCCGCGATATTTCGGACTTGATTGCTCCTGGAAGGGCTCTTTCACGAAGAGTCCAGGTTCTTGGGCCAAGGTGCCACGGGGCAGCAAAATTCACATGCTGCATTCCGGGAGATCCTTCGCCAAAACAGGCTCAGGATGACAGCGTCTGAAGCAGCAACTTGGAAACCGAACAGGTTCGCGACTCTGGCGACCTAAGAAGCTAACGCCCGCACCACATCCACTGAACTTCGCAGCGCCGAATCCAGTGCTCCGGGTTCCGAACCACCTGCCTCAGCGAGATCAGGTCTTCCTCCGCCTTTGCCGCCTACCTTCTTCGCCACCTCGGCGATGATCTTGCCTGCCTGGACGCGTGTGGTCAGGTCTTTGGTTACGCCTACGATTAGCGCGACTTTGCCGTCTTGCACTGAGCCGAGCACTACGACTCCGGAGCCCAGTTTGTTGCGCATGTTGTCGACTAGCGTGCGCATCTGATTGCGTTCGAGATTGTCGACGCGCTGTGTGAGCACCTTGATGCCGTTGGCTTCCTGCACTTGGTCGGCAGCCGCTGAAACGGCCGATGAGGCCGATTTCATGCGTATCTGCTCGAGTTCTTTGCGCAGCCGGCGAATTTCTTCGTCGCGGCGTTCCAATTCGGTCTTAAGCGCCTGGGCGGGGGAATCGTCGGCGCGCCCGATCAATGTGGAGACCACGTGCTGGAGCTCGTGATCTTTGCGGAAGTGCTGCAGTGAGCCTTCGCCGCTTACGGCTTCTACGCGGCGCACGCCGGATGACACGCTTCCTTCGCGCAGGATCTTCAGCAAGCCGATCTCGCCAGTGGCTAGTGTGTGAATGCCGCCGCAGAGTTCGGTTGAGAAGTCGCCGATCTTCACTACGCGGACGCGTTCGCCATATTTCTCGCCGAAGAGCGCCATGGCTTTGAATTCGTTGATGGCGACGTCGATGGGCACGTCTTCGAAGGTCTCGACGCGGGTGTTCTTCAGCACCTCGCGATTCATCAGGTCTTCGATGTCCTGCAGCTCTTCGTCGGCAACTGAGGTGAAGTGCGAGAAGTCGAAGCGCAGATGGCCGGGAGCAACCAGAGAGCCTGCCTGTTTCACGTGCTTGCCCAGGGTCTCGCGCAGGGCGGCGTGGAGAAGATGCGTTCCGGTGTGATTGCGTTTCGTGGCTTCACGAACGTCAGCGTGCACAAGTGCTTCGAGTTTTTGTCCAAGATGGATCGGTTGGCGTGCCTTCACTTTGTGTGCACGCACACCCTGGACCGGCATCACGCAGCCGTTGACCTCGGCGATCACGTTGCCGGAGCTGTCGCGGAAGACTCCGATGTCGCCTACTTGTCCGCCGGAATCGGCGTAGAAGGGTGTGTGATCAAGTACGACCTCGCCTTCTTCGCCTGCCTTCAATTCGGGAACGCCTTGTCCGTCTTTGACAATGGCGAGAACTTCGCAGTCGCCTGAGACTGTCTGCTTGTAGCCCTCGAAAACGGTCTTGCCGAGGTCGCGGTAGATCGGGCTCGCCGTCTGCTTGGCTCCGCCTTTCCACGATGCGCGAGCACGCTCACGCTGCTCCTGCATTGCTCGATCGAAGCCGTTTCTGTCGAAATACACCCCATGGTCTCGCGAGGCGTCTAGCATGAAATCCAACGGAAGACCGAAAGTATCGAACAGCTTAAAAGCGTCTTCGCCCTTCAAAATGCCACGATAAATTCCATACTCAGTAGCTTCGGGCGGTCCTGCTTCATGAATCAGACCTTTTAGTTCGCTAGCTCCCTGCTCTAGCTGAGCAACATGTTCACGAGTAGTCTCTGCTGGTGCTGCCTTTGCTTCAGCTATCAGTCCCTCCAGCCCTTTGAGGCCAATTGCCAAGGTGTGCGCAAACCGATGTTCTTCCGTCAGAACAATTCTGGACACCCTAAGTGCGCTATCCACAAGCTCCGGATAAGCATCTTTTAGCTGGTCTCGAACCGCGAAGACCATTTCCCACATGAAGGGTTTTTCTGTTCCAAGAAGCCGTCCATGGCGAATTCCTCTTCGAAGTATTTTTCGAAGCACGTATCCTCTTCCTTCATTCGAGGGCATTACGCCATCGGAAATCAGGAGAGTAGTTGCCCGCGCATGATCCGCGATGATTCGAAGAGACGCATCTGCGTTCGGGTTGAAGCCATAAGTCGACTGGGTCAATTCTCCTGCGCGCTTAATTAGAGGAGTGAAAAGATCCGTGTCGTAATTTGACAGCGCACCTTGGAGCACTGCTGCAACGCGCTCCAGTCCCATTCCGGTATCGATCGAGGGCCTGGGGAGTTTCGTCGTACCTCCGACGGTCCGATCGTATTGCATGAACACGAGATTCCAAATCTCGACATAACGACCGCAGTCGCAGGGGAACTTGCAGTCGGTGTGGCCTTCATCCGACGCCTCCGGACCCATGTCGTAGTGGATCTCGCTGCAGGGACCGCAGGGGCCGGTATCGCCCATCTGCCAGAAATTGTCCTTCCTGTCACCGGGGAAAATGCGGTCTTTGGGAACTCCCGTTTCGAGCCAATATCTTTCTGCCTCGCTGTCGCGCTCAACGTCGAAACCCAATTCGCGAGATGCCGCGGCCTTGTCTGGGTCATCGAAGATCGTGACGTAGAGCCTGTCCTTGGGCAGGCCGTACCATTGCTCGGAAGTCACCAGTTCCCATGCGTAGGCGATAGCGTCTTTCTTGAAGTAATCGCCGAAGGAGAAGTTCCCCAGCATCTCGAAGAACGTGTGGTGGCGTCGGGTAAAGCCCACGTTTTCAAGATCGTTGTGCTTGCCGCCGGCCCGCACGCATTTTTGCGACGTAGTTGCGCGCGAGTAGTCGCGCTTTTCGATGCCCAGAAAGACATCCTTAAATTGATTCATTCCGGCATTGGTGAACAGCAGCGTGGGGTCGTTGGCAGGCACCAACGACGAGGAGTGGACGCGACGGTGCCCTTTGCTTTCGAAGAAGCGAAGGAAGGTTTCGCGTGTTTCTGAGCCGGATAGATGGCGCATAGGAAGTATCTAGTTTAGCAAGCGAAGAAAGAAGAATCGGGTGATCGGGCCATCGGGTGATCGGGTGAAGTAAAACCTGACCGATTCGCCCCTTAAGTACTGTCATTCCGAAGCGCCTGATGTTGGCGCGAGGAATCCGCTGTCTTTCTTGGCGCCGCAACGGACAACAGATCCCTCGCTTCGCTTCGGGATGACAGTAAAGAGAGCTTCGGAATGACCGTAAGAGAAGAGGTGGTCTTATGCAAGGAAAGCAATCTACGTGAGACTCAAAGAGCTTGCTGGTCTCACTTCACCCGATCACCCGATGGCCCGATCACCCGATTCTTCCTCACTGCACGGCAATCACAACCACCGTCGCGTCATCATGGAATCTCTCCTCGCAATGCTTCGTCACTGCCTGCATCAGGCTGCGCTGGATTTCTTCGGCTGAGCCGGTGCGGTGGCGAACCATGATGTCCTTCACGCGCTCCATGCCGAATTCTTCATCATCAGGACTTTCGGCTTCGGTGATTCCGTCGGTGTAGAGCACCAGGCGGTCGCCGCTTTCGAGCTTTAGCTGCGTCTGCTCGTAGGTCCAATCGGAGAACAGGCCCAGGACGCCCCCACCTACGCGCAGTTCAATGGCAGTGCCATCGGCGCGAGCGAGTATCGGCGGGTTATGTCCGGCATTGCTGTAACAGAAATTGCGTGATTCGGCGTCGATGACGGCGAAGAAGAAGGAGACAAATTTGCCGATCGGCATGATTTCGGTCAGCGCTTCATTTAACGAACTACAAAGCTGCTGGGGATGAACATCGTGCGTGACGATGCTTTTTTCCAGACCCCGCAGACTTGCTGTGAGCAGTGCGCCGGGAACACCCTTGCCGGCCACGTCGGCGATGGAGGCTGCAAACTTTGTGGGCGTAAGCGCGGTGAGGTGGCAGTAATCGCCGCCAACGTAGCGTATCGAGCGCGAAACGCCGCTTATTGTGATGCCATGCTGTGGGGGCAGGTTGAGCGAGAGCAGTTTGCGCTGAATCTCGACCGACTCCTGTTGCTCTTCGTCCAGCTCTCTATTGGCTTTTCGCGTCTGCTCTGCGCGGGCAATCAGGTCGCGTGACTTCTGAATGAGTTGAGAGTTGGTCCAGGGCTTCTGGATAAAATCCGACGCGCCGCGCTGCAGAGCTTCGACCGCGAGTTCAATTGTTCCCCAAGCGGTGATGACCAAAACGGGAACAGATGTGTTCGTCTTGCGAATGGTGGAGATCAGATCCAGACCCTCGGTTCCCGAAGTGGTATCGAGAGTGTAGTTGAGATCCATGATGAGCAGATCGAACTCGCCGACTGCTAGCGCTTCGATCACCGCGGCAGGGTGCATCACCGTTTGCGACTCGAATCCTTCAAGCTTCAGCAGCAGAGCAATCGCATGCAGCACGTCGGGCTGGTCGTCGGCGACGAGAACGCGCCTGGGCTTGGTAGCTGCACCTATTTCGGTAGCCAGAGAAGTGGAATAAGAGTCCGTCACTGCAATCTCCGATTCGGTCGAGCAAGACACTTGAAGGTTCTTTAAATCCCTTTGAAGTTAGTCTTCAGAGACTTAGGGAAGGGCACGGATTCTATCCGTGCCGAAAAAGAACCCACGTTATTTCTTTTCTTTCAGCGGCTTCAGCCGCGGCTGAAGCCGCTGAAAGAAAGAGGAGGAAAAAAACGATTCTCTCGCCGGCACGGATGGAATCCGTGCCCTTCCCTAAACCAGAAGAGAGCAAGCCCCATGCCATACCGAAGCAGGCGCCGGAACTCTCGCCGGTCGCTAAATAGACTCAATTGTGGCAGTTAGCGTTAGCAGATGGACGGATATCGGTGGGCTACTGTTCGAATGTGAGACCCTTGGAGTCGAAAGCGAACAGTCAGTCGTGAGCCCCAACCAACTGCGGCGGACCATCCAGCACGTAGCGGATCTTACGAGCCAGGGCTTCGGTTGTGAATGGCTTCTGCAGGAATGACATCCCGGCAGTGAGAACGCCATGATGAACAATCGCATCATCCGCGTACCCGGAGACATAGAGCACCTTCATTTCGGGACGAAGCTTGAGCAATCGCTCGGCGAGTTCGCGTCCACTCATCTGCTGCAGCACAACATCCGTGAGCAGCATGTCAATCGTGCCTTGATGACGCTCGCACATCAGGAGCGCTTCCCCGCCGTGTCGGGCTTCGAGCACGTTGTATCCATGCTTGTGCATAACCTGACGCATGAGTGCGCGGACTCCGTCTTCGTCTTCCACCAGCAGAACAGTTTCACTGCCATGGCGTGCCGGTTGCAGCGAGCGTGAAAGCGGAATTTCGACAGGAGCATCCACGCGCGGCAGGTAAACCTTGAATGTAGATCCCCGGCCGATTTCGCTGTAGACCCAGATGTAGCCACCACTCTGTTTGATGATGCCGTACACAGTGGACAGTCCCAAACCAGTACCTTTGCCGACTTCCTTCGTGGTAAAGAACGGTTCGAATATCCGCGATTTCACCTTCTCCGGCATACCCGTACCGTTGTCGCTGACGGCGATCATCACGTAACGTCCCGGCTTCACGGAAACGTGATCGCGTGCGTAAGCCTCATCGAGATCAACGTTGGCCGTTTCAACCGTTAATTTGCCGCCTTGCGGCATCGCATCGCGTGCGTTGACGGCCAGGTTCATGATTACCTGCTCAACCTGCCCTGGATCAGCTTTTACACGGCCCAGACCTGGCTCAAGCACAGTGAACAAATCGACGTCTTCTCCAAGCAGGCGGTGCAAAAGCTTGTCCATGTTGTGCATCACAAGGTTCAGATCGAGGACCTTGGGGGCGAGCACCTGCTGACGGCTGAAGGCAAGTAATTGCCGCGTGAGGGAGGCTGCGCGATCGGCTGCTTTCTTGATTTCGTCGATCTCGTGCCGCATGGGATCGGCATGGTCGAGATCGTCGAGGACGAGTTCGCTGTAACCTTTGATCACCGTGAGCAGGTTATTGAAGTCGTGCGCGACGCCGCCCGCCAGGCGACCTACGGCTTCCATCTTCTGCGCCTGCCGCAGCTGTTCTTCGAGCGTACGTCGTTCGGTGATGTCCTCGGCGATCATCTCGAAGCCGAGTGTTTCACCGCGTTCGTTTCTGAAGGGTGTTCCGCTGAGTCGAACGGTGATTGGGTGCCCATCTTTTCTTTTCCAGCGCAGCTCGACTGTGCCGAGCCGTCCCGAGTCGTTATATGCCTGAATAATGGCAGCTCGCTGATCGGGATCAGCGTAGATTTCGCGCGCCATATCCACTGCCAACAACTCTTCCGGGGACGAGTAGCCCAGCATTTGCACGAGCGCGGGATTGACGTCGAGAAATCTGCCATCGACTGTGGAGCGATACATGCCGTAAACGGCACTCTCAACCAACGACCTGTGCCTGGCTTCCGATGCCCGCAGAGCTTCTTCCTGTCGTTTGCGCGCCAGCGCAACAGATATGTGCTGGGAGACGTAAGTGAGAATCTCTTTATCGCGTTCACGGTATCGGATTTCTGGATCGTAGCTCTGGAGCGCGATCACGCCGAAGACTTTGCTTCCCTGGCGCAGCGGGGCTCCAAGCCAATCGATGCAATCAGGACCGAGCGGCTCGATTTCCCGCTTATCTTCGAGTGAGCGAATCTTTTCGAAGTCGGCCAGCAGCGCTTTGCCTGTCCGGAGTACGTATTCCGTAAGTCCCTTGCCGCGCTTGCGTCCCGCGGGAATCGGATCGCTCTGGTCGACAAAATACGGAAACTGCAAGTACTCGCCGCTTTCATCGAGTAGCGCAATGTACAGGTTTTGCGCATACATCAACTCGCCGATGATTTGATGAAGAGCTTCAAATAACTGCCCAAGGTCGTCCACTGAATTTGCGCAATCACTCATGCGATAGAGTGCCGACTGGAGTTGCTCGGCATGCTTTCGCTGGGTGATGTCGAATGCCGTGCACAACATCGCCTGTTCGCCTGCGAACTGCGTCACTGTTGCGGAGAAATCGAGCCATCGATCGTCGCCGTCTTTGTGGACAATCCGTAATTCGCAGCGCTGTACCGAGGTGTCCCCGCGTAGCCGGTCCGCAGCCCGCGAGTGGATCATCTCGCGTTGGTCGGGATGAATCAGATCCCAGGGACTCATTTCCCGCAGCTCTGCAGAGGTATACCCACAAACCTCCTCGGATGCCTGGTTGGAGTAAAGGAAGCGATTGCCATTGTGGATGAAGATCGCGGTGGTCGCGCTCTCGGCGAGGGCCCGGAACTTACTCTCACTCTCGGCCAGCGCGTGCTCGGCGCGTTTGCGCTCGGTTATGTCTACCAGGGTGCCCTGGATCATTGCGGCGTCTTCATCTTCCAGCAGGGTTACGTTTTCCAGCACCCACACTTCGGTGCCATCTCGGCGCCGCAACTTCATTTCGAAATTTGTGAGGGCTTTTTCCCGTTTTAGACGAGCAACGTAACGTTCTCGCTCATCGGGAGCTGAGTATGGATTGAAATCCGCGAGCTTGATCATCTGCTCGCGCGATTCGTAGCCGAAGATGTGTGCGAACGAATCGTTGCAATCGAGCAATCCTCCCGACAGCTTGCTGAGAAAGACTCCAGCCAGATTGCGCTGGAATAGTTGACGATAGCGTTCCTCGGAATCACGCAGCTCAGTCTCAGCTTCCATCCGGTCGCCCACATAGCGGAAGCTGGCCAGCAAGCCTGCTTTGCGCCCACCAATCACATATGTGCTGCTCACTGCTTCGAACGACTTCCAGTGTCCAAGCTTGTGCTGCAAGCGCACAACGATGGGATCGCCTCTGCTGGGATCCTCAAGCCCTTGCCGGAACCCTACGATGGCTATTTCCAAATCTTCGGGATGCACAAAATCGAAGCACGATCGCCCAACGAGTTCTTCGGGCAGGTAGCCGAGGTGCCGTGTAATCGATTGACTCTGGTAGATGACCTTGCCTTGCTCATCGAGCAAGGAGAGAACATCTGAGGATTGCTCAACGAAAGCGCGAAAGCGCTCTTCACTTTCTCGTAGAGCCTGTTCGGCGGCCACATGATTCGTGACATCTCGGCCAATGCTCAGGATGGAAGACGATTGACCATCGTCAGATATGAGGCAGTGACCGACTTCCAGCGTCCGCCGGGAGCCGTCTTTAATAATTATCTCGGCAGTAAAAGGCGTGGGTAGCTCTCTCTGACTACGCTCAGCCCACCTTGCGCGCACAGTCGGGACCTGCTCCGGAACCAGCAGGTCGAGGATATTCATGTTGAGGAGCGCGTCTCGCGTGTATCCCGAGACGCGCTCAGCGGCTCCGTTTACCCAGGTGAAGTTTCCCTGCCCATCGTGCGTATACATCACGTCGCTGGCATTATCGAGGATGTTGAAAAGTGCGGTGGTAGAGGCTGGCGGCGGAACGGCAGCGTGCGACCTCCCGCGCGTAGAAACACGGGCTCCAGGCGTGCTGGTCACACGCGCAGGCTTGGGCCTAAAGCCCATATCGAGGGGACTCCTGCGTGCTCATGATTGATGGGACTGCGTCCGGGGGCGCGAATAATGTACCGCGAATGAGGCATTACTCGGAAGGAAATGTTTAGTTACTTTCGTTTACCGTTGCGTTAGCCCCGCAGCGTTGTGGAAAACGTGGCAGCGAGCGGGCTACTGGCGATCGTTCCGCCATTCGGCAGCACTAGTGTCGTGCCTCCGCGCTCGCTCATCGTCTTTTGCGTCTCTTCTCACGTATGCTTAACAAAGTAATGAGAGTTCGCGTTCTCTTATTTGGCGTCCTAAAGGACATCTTCCAGCGCAGCGAAGACTCGCTCGATCTGTCGCCCGACGCTACGGTTTCCGACTTGCTCACGCATTACCGCGAACTCACGCCCGAGCGGGCTAACTTGTTTCATTCATTGGCACTTGCGATCAATCAGCAGTACGCTTCTCCCGGCGATCGACTTAAGGAGGGTGACGAGGTCGCCCTGCTCCCACCAGTCAGCGGCGGAGCCGAAACTGTTGTTCGCAAAGAGAGTTATCAGTGTGAGATTGTGCGCGAGCGAATCCGGACCGAACAGATCGTCGAGCGCATCAAGCAAGGCGAGGATGGGGCGGTGGTCGTCTTTGAAGGCATCGTGCGAAATCACACGCGGAACCGCCGGACGTTGTTTCTCGACTACGAGGCTTACGAGCCGATGGCGCTTACCCAAATGAATTCGCTCGCGGAAAAGGCGCTTGCCAATTACAAGGTAAGGGAGATCGCTATCATCCACCGGCTGGGACGTCTCGAGATCGGAGAAACCAGCGTGCTGATCGTTGTCGCCTCCGCACATCGAGCCGCCGCCTTCGATGCGTGCCGCTTTGCCATCGATACCCTCAAACGCACAGTCCCAATTTGGAAGAAGGAACATTTCCCCGACGGTGTCGTATGGGCCGATGGCGAGCCCTTTCCCGAAGAGCTGCGCGCAAGTTCTGATTCAAGCATCGGTGGGAACGAATGAGAGTGTTGCGTGTGGCGATCATCGCCTTGGCCCTCCTCGCTTCCTCGAGCGCTCAGGAGAAGCCCGAGACCACTTTCAAGGTTGATGTAAAGCTGGTGAACGTATTTGTTACGGTCACTGACCCGCAGGGCGCGCCCATCGGCAATCTTGCGAAGAATGACTTCAGTCTCAGCGAGGATGGAGTCCCCCAAAAGATTGCCGTCTTCAGCAAAGAATCCCAGCTCCCACTATCGATTGTGTTGGCGATCGACGCCAGTTCGAGCACGCGCAAAGACATTCGCCTCGAGCTCGAAGCCGCCCGCCGATTCATTCATTCCATGATCCGCCCACAGGACGCGGTCGCTCTCTTCAGCTTCGCAACCTACGTGAACGAGTTGACGCCGTTCACTGCAAAGCTCCATCAGGTCGACAGTGCGATTAATGAAGTGCGAGTCGGCGGTGCTACTTCTCTCTACGACGCGGTCTATCTAGGGGCTAAAGCGCTTGTGAATCGCGAAGGGCGCAAGGTGCTTGTGCTAATTACCGACGGAGGCGATACCGCGAGCAGCATCGACTATAGGGAGGCTCTCCGCGCGGCACAGCAGTCGGAGGCGCTGGTTTACAGCCTTATCGACGTGCCGGTCGAGGCGAGCGCAGGCCGTAATACAGGTGGAGAGCATGCGCTCATTCAAATCTCGAACGACACCGGCGGAAAGTATTACTACGCCTCAAGCGTTCCACAACTCGATAAAGCGTTCGAGCAGATTAGCGATGAGCTGCGAACCCAGTACCTGCTGGCCTACTATCCCGTGGCCCGTCGCGCAGCTTCGGATTTTCGCCAGATCGATGTTAACGCCCATCCGCACGATCTGCCCGAGGCTCAGGGAAGCGACGGTGGGGACAAGCTGATTGTCCGCGCCCGGCGTGGTTATTACACGTCA from Terriglobales bacterium encodes the following:
- a CDS encoding MiaB/RimO family radical SAM methylthiotransferase, which gives rise to MRGYYIQNFGCRAAQADGSAIERQLTNNGLRRVSATSEADIVVLNTCTVTSAADQDARAAIRRSQRERPEAKILVTGCYAQRAPEEIAALDGVTWVVGNSHKHQIGNIIAGSSATGSGEFVPLTALDTSFQGANFAPKIYASDIFAHTQLQSAPVFEAIERTRPNLKIQDGCDNRCSFCVIPYVRGHSRSLAIDKILREIHDLEAAGYREIVISGINLGRWGRDFAAQKRNFAAETSDSWAQEHQFEAQDRFVEALRVILERTSVEKLRLSSIEPMDWTDDLIALMASSKRIAKHAHVPLQSGSDRILRKMHRKYRPWHYAEKVEKIRSAMPDAAIGADVMVGFPGESDELFEESRAFIAKMPFTYLHVFTYSPRPGTPAATMPDQVPLELARERNRELRNLAAEKNVGFRSSFLGRTVEAITLAKGDSEMTEALSDNYLKVEIKGQHEANRWMRVRVGALTEHGMSGESGDRVIG
- the infC gene encoding translation initiation factor IF-3 — its product is MRTNERIRAREIRVIDENGAQLGVMQPFEALKIARERGFDLVEISATANPPVCRIQDYGKFLYEKEKQERAAKKNQKVITIKEVKFRINVDEHDYEFKKNHVLRFLEQGDKVKATIFFRGREMTHTNLGRQVLERLLNEVGERAVVEFRPRMEGNTLHAILAPPKKVEGKKQQAPPRPQQGNPPAAQQA
- the alaS gene encoding alanine--tRNA ligase — its product is MRHLSGSETRETFLRFFESKGHRRVHSSSLVPANDPTLLFTNAGMNQFKDVFLGIEKRDYSRATTSQKCVRAGGKHNDLENVGFTRRHHTFFEMLGNFSFGDYFKKDAIAYAWELVTSEQWYGLPKDRLYVTIFDDPDKAAASRELGFDVERDSEAERYWLETGVPKDRIFPGDRKDNFWQMGDTGPCGPCSEIHYDMGPEASDEGHTDCKFPCDCGRYVEIWNLVFMQYDRTVGGTTKLPRPSIDTGMGLERVAAVLQGALSNYDTDLFTPLIKRAGELTQSTYGFNPNADASLRIIADHARATTLLISDGVMPSNEGRGYVLRKILRRGIRHGRLLGTEKPFMWEMVFAVRDQLKDAYPELVDSALRVSRIVLTEEHRFAHTLAIGLKGLEGLIAEAKAAPAETTREHVAQLEQGASELKGLIHEAGPPEATEYGIYRGILKGEDAFKLFDTFGLPLDFMLDASRDHGVYFDRNGFDRAMQEQRERARASWKGGAKQTASPIYRDLGKTVFEGYKQTVSGDCEVLAIVKDGQGVPELKAGEEGEVVLDHTPFYADSGGQVGDIGVFRDSSGNVIAEVNGCVMPVQGVRAHKVKARQPIHLGQKLEALVHADVREATKRNHTGTHLLHAALRETLGKHVKQAGSLVAPGHLRFDFSHFTSVADEELQDIEDLMNREVLKNTRVETFEDVPIDVAINEFKAMALFGEKYGERVRVVKIGDFSTELCGGIHTLATGEIGLLKILREGSVSSGVRRVEAVSGEGSLQHFRKDHELQHVVSTLIGRADDSPAQALKTELERRDEEIRRLRKELEQIRMKSASSAVSAAADQVQEANGIKVLTQRVDNLERNQMRTLVDNMRNKLGSGVVVLGSVQDGKVALIVGVTKDLTTRVQAGKIIAEVAKKVGGKGGGRPDLAEAGGSEPGALDSALRSSVDVVRALAS
- a CDS encoding SpoIIE family protein phosphatase is translated as MTDSYSTSLATEIGAATKPRRVLVADDQPDVLHAIALLLKLEGFESQTVMHPAAVIEALAVGEFDLLIMDLNYTLDTTSGTEGLDLISTIRKTNTSVPVLVITAWGTIELAVEALQRGASDFIQKPWTNSQLIQKSRDLIARAEQTRKANRELDEEQQESVEIQRKLLSLNLPPQHGITISGVSRSIRYVGGDYCHLTALTPTKFAASIADVAGKGVPGALLTASLRGLEKSIVTHDVHPQQLCSSLNEALTEIMPIGKFVSFFFAVIDAESRNFCYSNAGHNPPILARADGTAIELRVGGGVLGLFSDWTYEQTQLKLESGDRLVLYTDGITEAESPDDEEFGMERVKDIMVRHRTGSAEEIQRSLMQAVTKHCEERFHDDATVVVIAVQ